One Aneurinibacillus migulanus genomic region harbors:
- a CDS encoding ABC transporter permease: MKKNKVLDFSYKYGAIFVIIAVIIFFSIVNPNFLTYDNITDILRYISIVTLVAIGVTFSLIVDGFDLSVGSTVSLTTVVTASLMVWYQLPLPLVILIPILLGALVGLANAWLIVKIRIPDLLATLSMLYIVAGLHKTYTQGFSIYNNMPMPDGSTAKGVLGESFLWIGQGKLLGVPVPVIIMLAAVVAVHIFLTYTRGGRLLYITGGNQEAARLSGISIYKVRTIAYVLSGVFAALAGIIFTARVGSGQVDAGSPLLMEAVAAAFVGFSVLGAGKPNVIGTFLGAFLIGILVNGLTMLNLPYYAFDIIKGAVLVFALSMTYLHMHRRKS, translated from the coding sequence ATGAAGAAAAATAAAGTGCTCGATTTTTCATATAAGTACGGCGCTATTTTCGTTATTATTGCTGTCATCATATTTTTTAGTATCGTGAATCCCAATTTTTTGACGTACGATAATATTACGGACATTCTGCGCTATATCTCAATCGTGACGCTGGTAGCGATCGGTGTGACATTCTCGCTTATTGTGGATGGATTTGACTTGTCCGTTGGTTCTACCGTATCGTTGACGACGGTTGTGACTGCATCGTTGATGGTATGGTACCAGTTGCCACTTCCTCTGGTCATTCTGATACCGATATTGCTTGGAGCTCTTGTCGGCTTGGCCAATGCATGGCTCATTGTCAAGATCCGTATTCCAGATTTGCTGGCAACGCTTAGCATGCTCTACATTGTCGCTGGACTGCACAAGACGTATACACAGGGGTTCTCGATATATAATAACATGCCAATGCCGGATGGAAGCACGGCTAAAGGTGTATTAGGCGAAAGCTTTCTGTGGATTGGTCAGGGAAAGCTGCTTGGGGTTCCTGTACCGGTCATTATTATGCTAGCTGCTGTCGTTGCGGTTCACATTTTCCTTACGTATACGCGTGGCGGGCGTCTCCTGTATATTACTGGGGGAAATCAAGAAGCAGCAAGGCTGAGCGGGATTTCCATCTATAAAGTACGCACGATAGCATATGTCCTATCTGGCGTGTTCGCAGCACTAGCCGGGATTATCTTCACAGCGCGTGTTGGTTCCGGACAGGTGGATGCAGGCTCGCCATTACTGATGGAAGCAGTTGCGGCTGCATTTGTTGGCTTCTCTGTGCTTGGGGCAGGTAAACCGAATGTCATCGGTACGTTCCTGGGTGCATTCCTTATTGGTATCCTTGTGAACGGATTGACGATGCTGAATCTTCCTTACTACGCATTTGACATCATTAAAGGTGCAGTATTGGTGTTTGCACTGTCCATGACCTATCTGCATATGCACCGTCGGAAATCATAA
- a CDS encoding YhcN/YlaJ family sporulation lipoprotein: MNNQGMNNLGVNQYGQRMYGTNGINGTYGTGTYGTPGTYGTNGMNGYGNNAHQYSIYKPGAQGTNVMTRSSQPSIGYAHLGDNQNGTGQTYNGTTVQNRTAPNNSTLYQGKQANYDTATPNVYVDRQMLASAVASVAKQVPGVKRATVLSTDNQIFVGCDTSGMSAADAQKVLEKVQKGCENVSPRYYKVYTTNDQNVITKVHNNAMQMGTKTDQQFEQIIGHQANTMHKLSTNSESNKASSSKANPTHK; this comes from the coding sequence ATGAACAATCAAGGAATGAATAACCTGGGTGTTAACCAATATGGACAACGCATGTATGGCACCAACGGCATAAATGGAACATACGGTACAGGCACGTACGGTACACCTGGAACGTATGGCACCAACGGTATGAACGGCTACGGCAACAATGCGCATCAGTACTCCATCTATAAACCCGGAGCACAAGGTACCAACGTAATGACGCGCAGCAGCCAGCCGAGCATCGGATACGCTCACTTGGGCGACAACCAAAACGGCACCGGTCAGACATATAACGGAACGACCGTACAAAATCGCACGGCACCAAACAACAGCACATTATACCAGGGCAAGCAGGCCAACTATGATACAGCTACGCCGAACGTCTACGTCGACCGTCAGATGCTGGCTTCTGCTGTAGCGAGTGTGGCTAAGCAAGTACCTGGTGTCAAGCGTGCAACAGTGCTTTCAACAGACAATCAAATCTTCGTCGGATGTGATACATCTGGCATGAGTGCTGCTGATGCACAAAAAGTATTGGAAAAAGTACAAAAAGGCTGCGAAAACGTATCTCCGCGTTATTATAAAGTGTACACGACCAACGATCAAAATGTTATTACCAAAGTGCACAATAACGCCATGCAAATGGGAACGAAAACCGACCAGCAATTCGAACAAATAATCGGTCACCAGGCTAATACCATGCATAAGCTATCGACGAACAGCGAATCAAATAAGGCTAGCAGCAGCAAAGCCAATCCAACGCATAAGTAA
- a CDS encoding helix-turn-helix transcriptional regulator: protein MNKDKSSSTRNQIMHMLKMKGSMTVGDMAQELGITEMAVRRHLNTLERDNLIQARLLRQAMGRPTNIYSLSEEADNMFPKNYQDLTLEFLNDIEEMQGAQMVEALFKLRQERQENLYRDIVPSDSDFEKKLEALVKMQNDKGYMAELKKDEKTGKYIFTESNCPISTVAKEYTYACNCEKTLFENVLGAKVEQEQCMATGGDNCVYIIDEKNEENTEKEQ, encoded by the coding sequence ATGAACAAAGACAAATCCTCTTCTACGCGCAACCAAATTATGCATATGCTGAAGATGAAAGGCTCGATGACAGTGGGAGATATGGCGCAAGAACTGGGCATTACAGAAATGGCTGTACGTCGTCATCTCAATACGCTGGAACGGGATAATCTGATTCAAGCGCGTTTGCTGCGTCAGGCAATGGGGCGTCCGACCAATATATACTCCCTGTCTGAAGAAGCCGATAATATGTTCCCTAAAAATTACCAGGATCTTACACTGGAATTTCTTAATGACATCGAAGAAATGCAAGGGGCACAGATGGTCGAAGCGCTATTTAAGCTTCGCCAGGAGCGGCAGGAGAATTTGTATCGTGATATTGTGCCTTCCGACAGCGATTTTGAGAAGAAGCTGGAAGCGCTCGTGAAGATGCAGAATGATAAAGGGTATATGGCCGAGTTGAAGAAAGATGAGAAAACCGGTAAATATATTTTCACTGAATCGAACTGTCCGATATCAACCGTCGCTAAGGAGTACACATACGCTTGTAATTGTGAAAAAACGTTGTTTGAGAATGTGCTCGGTGCTAAGGTCGAGCAGGAGCAATGCATGGCGACCGGTGGCGATAATTGCGTATATATCATTGATGAAAAAAACGAAGAAAACACTGAGAAAGAGCAGTGA
- the mtnK gene encoding S-methyl-5-thioribose kinase: MSYRTLSEQEAVEYARSIPDLFPQDAQLVSREIGDGNLNFVFRIQDEGPSGRSIIFKQALPYVRVIGDSWPLTLDRARIESEALILENELYPGSVPKVYHHDTELALIVMEDLSEYQIMRKGLVERKRYPNFAKQIGTFLARTLFLTSDLALSPVEKKRKAASFTNPELCNITENFVFTYPFHDDPSNAYNPLLSDTVQRIWKDNVLKLEVARLKEGFMTRGQALLHGDLHTGSIMVTEEDTKIIDPEFAYYGPMGFDIGALIANLLLNYSAHEGHTLEPQEREIYQAYLLDTVVQVWDIFEAEFRNLWAEKAQEPYAKTPGYLDAYLRDVLQDTVGYAGCKMMRRVIGLAHVSDLESIEDPALRAKGEMLALSIGQEFILKRSTIASVNDIIALVTSSTVRQ; the protein is encoded by the coding sequence ATGTCTTATCGTACACTTAGCGAACAAGAAGCGGTGGAATATGCCCGCAGCATCCCGGACCTTTTTCCACAAGATGCTCAGTTGGTCAGCCGTGAAATCGGTGATGGGAATCTGAACTTCGTCTTTCGTATACAGGATGAAGGACCATCCGGCAGGAGCATTATCTTTAAGCAAGCACTGCCGTATGTCCGCGTTATCGGTGATTCTTGGCCTCTTACACTTGATCGCGCTCGTATCGAAAGCGAAGCGCTAATTCTTGAAAATGAACTGTATCCTGGCTCCGTCCCAAAGGTATATCATCATGATACCGAGCTGGCATTGATTGTGATGGAAGATTTATCCGAATATCAGATTATGCGCAAAGGATTGGTAGAAAGAAAACGCTATCCAAACTTCGCCAAGCAAATCGGCACCTTTCTGGCACGCACATTATTTCTAACATCCGACTTGGCGCTGTCGCCTGTTGAAAAAAAGCGGAAAGCAGCTTCTTTTACAAATCCTGAATTGTGCAATATTACAGAGAACTTCGTCTTTACCTATCCGTTCCATGACGATCCATCCAATGCATACAATCCGCTTCTTTCCGATACAGTACAGCGGATTTGGAAGGATAATGTACTGAAGCTTGAAGTCGCACGGCTAAAAGAAGGCTTTATGACACGGGGACAAGCGCTTTTACATGGGGATTTACACACCGGGAGCATTATGGTAACAGAAGAAGATACGAAAATCATCGATCCGGAGTTCGCCTATTATGGACCGATGGGCTTTGATATTGGCGCGCTAATTGCTAATCTGCTGCTTAACTATTCGGCACACGAAGGCCATACCCTTGAGCCGCAGGAACGGGAAATATATCAAGCGTACTTGCTTGACACCGTGGTACAAGTGTGGGACATTTTCGAAGCGGAGTTCCGCAATCTGTGGGCAGAGAAGGCACAGGAGCCATATGCAAAAACTCCGGGATATCTGGATGCCTATCTGCGAGACGTCCTTCAGGATACCGTAGGATATGCCGGCTGCAAAATGATGCGGCGTGTCATCGGCCTTGCTCATGTCTCTGATCTGGAAAGTATCGAAGATCCGGCGCTGCGTGCCAAGGGCGAAATGCTGGCTCTGTCTATCGGACAAGAGTTTATTTTAAAGCGTAGTACAATCGCTAGTGTTAATGATATCATTGCGCTCGTTACCTCATCTACAGTACGACAATAA
- a CDS encoding sugar ABC transporter substrate-binding protein, which translates to MKKRMHIILSAFLILLLAVVSSACGTQDTNADAGEQKSEKKELYSVGPLAGKRVALVMQLNLGTFSAQYISGVKEEVGRFGGQVTVFAADGDLGRMTANLDAAINQKFDAILIDHGTPAALQNGIKKAVSQNIPVVVFDADVKVPGVTVLQQGDKEMATSVLEKLAKDNGGKANIVKIWVAGFAPMERRQVAYKEFLKNNLGIKEVAAFGSATANTALDTQAQMEAVLKKYPNKGDITAVFAAWDEFAKGATRAIEQAGRTEIKVYGIDMSDEDLQMIQNPKGPWVASAAVDPKDIGRVQVRYAYQKLHGDKTPDSVELKSVLVTREELPAEKVTTDTLNKHIKDWGSSQQGIADWMKK; encoded by the coding sequence ATGAAAAAGAGAATGCACATTATTTTATCGGCGTTCCTTATTCTGCTGCTTGCGGTTGTGTCAAGTGCATGTGGTACACAGGATACAAACGCAGATGCAGGAGAACAAAAAAGTGAGAAAAAAGAACTTTATTCCGTGGGCCCGCTTGCGGGTAAGCGTGTTGCGCTCGTTATGCAGCTAAACCTCGGAACATTTTCAGCTCAATATATAAGCGGTGTAAAAGAAGAAGTCGGCCGTTTCGGCGGACAGGTAACTGTGTTTGCGGCAGATGGTGATTTGGGTCGCATGACCGCTAATCTGGATGCGGCCATCAATCAAAAGTTCGATGCGATTCTTATTGACCATGGTACGCCGGCAGCACTGCAGAATGGCATTAAAAAGGCTGTATCACAAAACATCCCTGTCGTTGTCTTCGATGCAGATGTAAAGGTTCCAGGTGTTACTGTTCTCCAACAGGGTGACAAGGAGATGGCTACATCAGTTCTTGAAAAGTTGGCGAAAGATAACGGAGGCAAGGCGAACATCGTAAAGATCTGGGTGGCTGGCTTTGCTCCCATGGAACGTCGTCAGGTAGCATACAAAGAATTTTTGAAAAACAATTTAGGCATTAAAGAAGTAGCCGCTTTTGGTTCCGCGACGGCTAATACCGCATTGGATACACAGGCGCAGATGGAAGCCGTATTGAAGAAATATCCGAATAAAGGCGACATTACAGCTGTATTTGCTGCCTGGGACGAATTCGCAAAAGGAGCCACCCGCGCGATTGAACAGGCCGGTCGTACGGAAATTAAAGTATATGGTATTGATATGAGTGATGAAGACTTACAGATGATTCAAAATCCGAAAGGACCGTGGGTAGCATCTGCGGCAGTAGATCCGAAAGATATCGGACGTGTACAGGTACGTTACGCTTATCAGAAGCTTCACGGCGACAAAACGCCGGATAGCGTTGAATTGAAGTCGGTGCTCGTAACACGTGAGGAGCTTCCAGCTGAGAAGGTAACGACTGATACGCTGAATAAGCACATTAAAGATTGGGGCAGCAGCCAGCAAGGTATTGCCGATTGGATGAAAAAATAA
- a CDS encoding YutD family protein, which translates to MIRVQDQVYELIEENKDGFIQETFKERYSDILSKFDYIVGDWGYGQLRLKGFYEDVNRKAPFDARISFFDEYIMEYCNFGCSYFLLKKVKQENRLEDTEEAEQSEDGDSTEKTEEKPPRNKDGKRRDKRRSRSRRSKPKEPRENKETQVAHTE; encoded by the coding sequence GTGATACGGGTCCAGGACCAGGTCTACGAATTGATTGAGGAAAATAAAGATGGTTTTATCCAGGAAACATTTAAGGAGCGGTACAGTGATATCTTGTCCAAGTTCGACTATATCGTGGGCGACTGGGGATACGGCCAGCTTCGGTTGAAAGGGTTTTATGAAGATGTAAACCGTAAAGCGCCGTTTGATGCGCGGATTAGCTTTTTTGACGAATATATTATGGAATACTGTAATTTCGGATGCTCATATTTCCTGCTGAAGAAAGTAAAGCAGGAAAATCGGTTGGAAGATACGGAAGAAGCCGAACAATCAGAAGACGGGGATTCGACGGAAAAAACGGAAGAGAAGCCACCGCGGAACAAAGACGGTAAGCGCCGTGACAAACGCCGTTCTCGCTCGCGACGCAGCAAGCCGAAAGAACCGAGAGAAAACAAGGAAACGCAAGTTGCACATACGGAGTAA
- a CDS encoding DUF86 domain-containing protein, which yields MYQVNVEKIEEHLSYLEQVLAAVTPVINTKTEMQADRLTELALERALHIALETVADVGNYLIDGFIMRDPGSYEDIVDILEDEMVIGQKMAETLRIVVNMRKKLITHYTDVDSGEVYTMLQTHFSHLQQFPINVRDYLKRELY from the coding sequence ATGTACCAGGTCAATGTAGAGAAAATCGAAGAACATTTATCTTATCTTGAACAAGTTCTTGCCGCTGTTACCCCTGTTATAAATACAAAAACAGAGATGCAAGCGGACAGATTAACAGAACTTGCGCTGGAAAGAGCGTTACATATCGCCCTTGAAACGGTGGCTGATGTCGGAAACTATCTGATTGACGGATTCATTATGCGTGATCCGGGTAGCTATGAAGATATCGTGGACATTCTTGAAGATGAAATGGTAATTGGCCAGAAAATGGCGGAAACGTTAAGAATCGTGGTCAACATGCGTAAGAAGCTGATTACACACTATACAGATGTAGATAGTGGTGAGGTGTATACGATGCTTCAGACCCATTTCTCCCACTTACAGCAATTTCCGATAAATGTTCGTGACTATTTGAAACGCGAACTGTACTAA
- a CDS encoding sugar ABC transporter ATP-binding protein, with the protein MIQPTAVKLHMHHINKSFAGVHALKDVDFTVQGGEIHALLGANGAGKSTLMKILSGAYQADGGAIRINEQTITIESPADAKAAGIHCVYQEVDTALVPSLTVCENILLDRKPKGKGSRWLRWNSMYQEAEAILCEIGYEIPVREKAENLTLSEKQIVLIARAVSQQAKCVIFDEPTAPLSLEEAERLFRVMNRLKAEGVACIFISHRLPEIMAVCDRVTVMRDGCHVWTKSTEELQISHIVEAMLGKTFQEEYPKAEAAIGETLLEVRGVRQGTKVRGVDFQVRSGEVVGIVGLVGAGKTELSRLLFGADAMEEGEVVLGGQTVRLCEPRDAVRAGIVLVPEERRKEGILVDESIRANLTLPILNRFAAGGFIRRNEEKEHARRMIGNLGVKTPDEEEQVGYLSGGNQQKVVIGKWLATEADVFLFDEPTKGVDVGAKRDIFTLIGRLAQAGKGIVYLSCEIAEIIGVSDRVLVMCDGRIVRELTGNEVTSENILLYASGGESHEEK; encoded by the coding sequence ATGATACAGCCGACGGCAGTGAAGTTGCACATGCATCATATCAACAAGTCGTTTGCGGGAGTTCATGCACTCAAAGATGTCGATTTCACTGTACAAGGCGGTGAGATTCATGCGTTGCTCGGAGCGAATGGTGCAGGAAAAAGTACCTTAATGAAAATATTGTCTGGAGCATACCAGGCAGATGGCGGGGCCATCCGGATAAACGAACAGACGATTACGATAGAAAGTCCGGCCGATGCCAAAGCAGCGGGGATTCATTGCGTATATCAAGAAGTAGACACTGCACTTGTGCCGTCACTGACTGTATGTGAAAACATCTTGTTAGATCGCAAGCCGAAAGGAAAGGGCTCACGCTGGCTGCGATGGAATTCAATGTATCAGGAAGCGGAAGCGATCCTGTGCGAGATCGGCTATGAGATACCGGTGCGTGAGAAAGCGGAGAATTTAACGCTATCTGAAAAGCAAATCGTACTTATCGCAAGAGCGGTTTCTCAGCAAGCCAAGTGTGTCATTTTTGACGAGCCGACCGCGCCGTTAAGCCTAGAAGAAGCAGAGCGTTTGTTCCGGGTGATGAATCGTTTGAAAGCAGAGGGTGTGGCCTGCATCTTCATCTCGCACCGCTTGCCGGAAATCATGGCGGTGTGTGACCGAGTTACGGTGATGCGCGATGGATGCCATGTATGGACAAAGAGCACGGAGGAACTTCAAATTTCACATATTGTCGAAGCGATGCTTGGCAAAACCTTTCAGGAAGAATATCCGAAAGCGGAAGCCGCTATCGGGGAAACATTGCTGGAAGTGCGTGGCGTACGACAGGGTACAAAAGTTCGCGGAGTAGACTTCCAGGTGCGTAGTGGGGAAGTGGTCGGTATCGTTGGATTGGTAGGAGCGGGCAAAACAGAATTGTCACGCCTCTTATTCGGCGCCGATGCGATGGAGGAAGGAGAAGTTGTGCTTGGAGGGCAGACGGTGCGGCTGTGTGAGCCGCGGGATGCAGTTCGTGCCGGGATTGTACTTGTACCGGAAGAGCGGCGCAAGGAGGGAATTCTCGTAGATGAAAGCATTCGTGCTAACCTTACACTCCCTATTCTTAATCGTTTTGCCGCAGGTGGATTTATTCGCCGAAATGAAGAGAAAGAACACGCCCGGCGCATGATTGGTAACCTGGGGGTAAAGACTCCGGATGAAGAAGAGCAGGTCGGATACTTAAGCGGAGGAAACCAGCAAAAAGTCGTCATCGGCAAGTGGCTGGCGACAGAAGCGGATGTATTCTTGTTCGATGAACCGACAAAAGGAGTTGATGTTGGCGCGAAGCGAGATATTTTTACGCTTATTGGAAGGCTCGCACAGGCTGGAAAAGGAATTGTATATCTTTCCTGCGAAATCGCCGAAATTATAGGCGTATCCGATAGAGTGCTCGTTATGTGCGACGGGCGAATCGTGAGGGAACTGACCGGCAACGAGGTTACATCAGAGAACATCTTATTGTATGCGAGCGGGGGAGAAAGCCATGAAGAAAAATAA
- a CDS encoding DUF3055 domain-containing protein translates to MAQHGDWTFLYDNKEETTTRYVSFIGEEARHDIAIIQTQNFYGKSLVLNILTHRMAILGQKDLDEPGYLEEAFNMTEGEANELREFLRLSI, encoded by the coding sequence ATGGCACAACACGGAGATTGGACATTTCTGTACGACAATAAAGAAGAAACAACGACAAGGTACGTCAGCTTCATCGGTGAAGAAGCGCGCCATGATATCGCAATTATTCAAACCCAGAACTTCTATGGCAAAAGCCTGGTGCTTAATATTTTGACCCACCGCATGGCAATCCTCGGTCAGAAAGATTTGGACGAACCGGGATATTTGGAAGAAGCGTTCAACATGACAGAAGGTGAAGCAAACGAACTGCGCGAATTCCTTCGTTTAAGCATCTAA
- the lipA gene encoding lipoyl synthase: protein MKNGDERFMAERKPEWLKIKLNTGENFKELKRMMRGKTLHTVCEEARCPNIYECWANRTATFMILGDLCTRACRFCAVKTGLPTELDLAEPERVAEATEQMGLTHVVVTSVARDDLKDGGALVFAETIQAIRKRTPLCSIEVLIPDFLGNWDALKVVMDAKPDILNHNIETVERLSDRVRSKAKYNRTLELLAKSKEFQPKVPTKSSIMIGVGETTEEIIATMDDLRRVDVDILTIGQYLQPSPKHLPVKKFYHPDEFAQLKEEGLKRGFKHVESGPLVRSSYHAHEQVESAAKAL, encoded by the coding sequence ATAAAGAATGGAGATGAGCGCTTCATGGCAGAACGCAAGCCGGAGTGGTTGAAAATCAAACTGAATACAGGCGAGAATTTCAAAGAGCTGAAGCGAATGATGCGTGGCAAGACGCTGCATACAGTTTGTGAAGAAGCGCGTTGTCCGAATATATACGAGTGTTGGGCGAACCGAACCGCTACTTTTATGATTCTAGGTGATTTATGTACGCGCGCCTGTAGATTCTGTGCGGTAAAAACTGGCCTTCCAACCGAGCTTGATTTGGCAGAGCCAGAACGTGTGGCAGAAGCGACAGAGCAGATGGGGCTTACACATGTCGTTGTGACTTCTGTGGCACGTGATGATTTGAAGGATGGTGGTGCGCTGGTCTTTGCTGAGACGATTCAGGCGATTCGTAAGCGGACACCCCTGTGCAGTATTGAAGTATTAATCCCGGACTTCCTTGGCAATTGGGATGCTCTAAAGGTTGTAATGGATGCAAAGCCGGATATTCTTAACCATAATATCGAGACCGTAGAACGCTTATCAGATCGGGTTCGTTCGAAAGCGAAATATAACCGTACACTGGAGCTTTTAGCCAAGTCAAAAGAATTTCAGCCAAAGGTTCCGACTAAATCCAGTATTATGATTGGCGTGGGTGAGACGACGGAAGAAATCATTGCGACTATGGATGATTTGCGCCGAGTTGATGTTGATATCTTGACGATTGGACAGTATCTTCAGCCGTCACCAAAACATTTGCCTGTGAAAAAGTTTTATCATCCGGATGAGTTTGCGCAATTGAAGGAAGAAGGACTGAAGCGGGGCTTTAAGCACGTAGAGTCCGGTCCGTTGGTACGCAGCTCTTACCATGCGCATGAGCAGGTAGAATCGGCGGCAAAAGCACTGTAA